A single genomic interval of Lynx canadensis isolate LIC74 chromosome A2, mLynCan4.pri.v2, whole genome shotgun sequence harbors:
- the LOC115503862 gene encoding LOW QUALITY PROTEIN: uncharacterized protein LOC115503862 (The sequence of the model RefSeq protein was modified relative to this genomic sequence to represent the inferred CDS: substituted 1 base at 1 genomic stop codon) yields the protein MARPPCPGHQGLITQPLPSQPLLLRSLILQEGKLSLREGKWFAHSHTAGERWNSAQKQAPGVSVATPLWLSARLVTSPRSSASRRHLAGAGSERRGAGSPRQKRPSGGVGGMGQSGRSRHQKRARAQAQLRNLEAYAAQPHSFVFARGRAGRGVRQLSLDLRRVMEPLTATRLQIRKKNTLKDCVAVAGPLGVTHFLILSKTETNIYFKLMRLPGGPTLTFRINKYTLMRDVVSSLRRHRMHEQQFAHPPLLVLNSFGPHGMHVKLMATMFQNLFPSINVHKVNLNTIKRCLLINYNPDSQELDFRHYSIKVVPVGASRGMKKLLQEKFPNMSRLQDISELLATGAGLSESEAEPDGEHNITELPQAVAGRGNMRAQQSAVRLTEIGPRMTLQLIKIQEGVGEGNVLFHSFVHKTEEELRAILAAKEEKLRLKAQRQDQQAQNVLRKREQREAHRKKSLAGMKRARAEASGDSDAEDPGAPPEGTGQREEEEDEAEYFRQAVGEEPDEDMFPKAAKRRRPAGPPGKKQRGRGQRPDRGAIPCPTNFSAAADRVLGRFQEDFLWPVLVVEFLVAAASNGFALYRFGTQERRPWHPAVVFSAQLAVSDLLYALTLLPLAAYLYPPKNWQYGELACRLERFLFTCNLLGSVLFITCISLNRYLGIVHPFFTRSSLRAKHAWAVSAAGWVLAAVLAAPTLGFSHLKRPQQEGDCSVARPGACTKCLGTADQRLEAYGAYSLALATAGCGLPLLLTLTAYGALGWAVLRSHGTTAAEKLRVAVLVASGMALYAGSYVPYYVTLVLNVSARQHWRARCPGFANSAEAEAALDWRTYVSHQVMRGLMPVAICIHPLLYMAVAPSLGCRPGPGSCLGCGESQPPEDAGSSGQVLPLNVTATPKTSGSXSPELSRRPGLF from the exons ATGGCCAGACCCCCTTGCCCAGGCCACCAGGGCCTGATAACACAG CCTTTGCCTTCACAACCTTTGCTCCTACGAAGCCTCATTTTACAAGAGGGAAAACTGAGCCTGAGGGAGGGTAAGTGGTTTGCCCACAGCCACACAGCTGGAGAACGGTGGAACTCAGCCCAG AAACAAGCACCAGGTGTCTCCGTAGCAACCCCTCTGTGGCTTTCTGCTCGTCTGGTGACGTCACCGCGCAGTTCCGCCTCACGTCGTCACCTCGCCGGCGCCGGAAGTGAGCGGCGCGGCGCCGGAAGCCCCCGGCAGAAGCGTCCCAGCGGAGGAGTTGGCGGCATGGGGCAGTCGGGGCGG TCCCGTCACCAGAAGCGTGCTCGCGCCCAGGCGCAGCTCCGCAACCTCGAGGCCTACGCCGCGCAGCCGCACTCGTTCGTGTTCGCGCGGGGTCGCGCGGGTCGCGGCGTCCGGCAGCTCAGCCTGGACCTTCGTCGGGTCATGGAGCCCCTCACCGCCACCCGCCTGCAG ATACGAAAGAAAAACACTCTGAAGGATTGTGTGGCAGTGGCGGGGCCCCTTGGGGTCACACACTTTCTGATCTTGAGTAAAACGGAGACAAACATCTACTTT AAGCTGATGCGCCTCCCAGGAGGCCCCACCTTGACCTTCCGGATCAATAAG TACACACTAATGCGCGACGTGGTCTCCTCCTTGCGCCGACACCGCATGCACGAGCAGCAGTTTGCCCATCCACCCCTCTTGGTGCTCAACAGCTTCGGCCCCCACGGCATGCATGTGAAGCTCATGGCCACCATGTTCCAGAACCTGTTCCCCTCCATCAATGTGCACAAg GTGAACCTAAACACCATCAAGCGCTGCCTTCTCATCAACTACAATCCTGACTCCCAGGAGCTAGATTTTCGTCATTA TAGCATCAAAGTCGTTCCTGTGGGCGCAAGTCGTGGGATGAAGAAGCTTCTACAGGAGAAGTTCCCCAACATGAGCCGTCTACAGGACATCAGCGAGCTATTGGCCAC GGGCGCCGGGCTGTCCGAGAGTGAggcagagcccgatggggagcACAACATCACGGAGCTGCCCCAAGCCGTCGCGGGACGCGGCAACATGCGGGCCCAGCAGAGTGCCGTGCGGCTCACTGAG ATTGGGCCCCGGATGACACTGCAGCTCATCAAAATCCAGGAGGGTGTTGGGGAGGGGAACGTGCTGTTCCACAGTTTCG TGCACAAGACTGAAGAGGAGCTTCGGGCCATCCTGGCGGCCAAGGAGGAGAAGCTACGGCTCAAGGCCCAGAGGCAGGACCAGCAGGCCCAGAATGTTCTGCGCAAGCGGGAGCAGCGGGAGGCACACAG GAAGAAGAGCCTGGCAGGCATGAAGCGGGCGCGGGCAGAGGCCAGTGGGGATAGCGATGCCGAGGACCCCGGCGCCCCCCCAGAGGGGACCGGCCAgcgagaggaagaggaggatgaagCCGAGTATTTCCGCCAGGCAGTGGGAGAGGAGCCTGATGAGG ACATGTTTCCGAAGGCAGCCAAACGAAGACGGCCTGCCGGGCCCCCGGGCAAGAAGCAGCgaggaagggggcagaggccAGATCGAG GTGCCATACCCTGCCCGACCAACTTCTCGGCCGCCGCCGATCGCGTCCTCGGTCGTTTCCAGGAAGACTTTCTGTGGCCCGTGCTGGTGGTTGAGTTCCTGGTGGCCGCGGCCAGCAACGGCTTCGCCTTATACCGCTTCGGCACGCAGGAGCGGCGCCCGTGGCACCCGGCTGTGGTCTTCTCGGCACAGCTGGCCGTCAGCGACCTGCTCTACGCCCTGACGCTGCTCCCGCTGGCCGCCTACCTCTACCCCCCCAAAAACTGGCAGTACGGGGAGCTGGCGTGCCGCCTGGAGCGCTTCCTCTTCACCTGCAACCTGCTGGGCAGCGTCCTCTTCATCACCTGCATCAGCCTAAACCGCTACCTGGGCATCGTCCACCCCTTCTTCACCCGCAGCAGCCTGCGCGCCAAGCACGCCTGGGCCGTCAGCGCTGCCGGCTGGGTGCTGGCAGCCGTGCTGGCCGCGCCCACGCTCGGCTTCTCCCACCTGAAGCGGCCGCAGCAGGAGGGGGACTGCTCTGTGGCCAGGCCGGGGGCCTGCACCAAGTGCCTGGGGACGGCGGACCAGCGCCTCGAGGCCTACGGAGCCTACAGCCTGGCGCTGGCCACGGCGGGCTGCGGCCTGCCGCTGTTGCTCACCCTGACGGCCTACGGCGCCCTCGGGTGGGCGGTGCTGCGCAGCCACGGCACGACGGCGGCCGAGAAGCTGCGTGTGGCAGTGCTGGTGGCCAGCGGCATGGCCCTCTACGCCGGCTCCTACGTGCCCTACTACGTGACGCTGGTGCTCAACGTGTCCGCCCGGCAGCACTGGAGAGCCCGCTGCCCGGGCTTCGCTAACTCGGCCGAGGCCGAGGCGGCGCTGGATTGGAGGACCTACGTGAGCCACCAGGTGATGCGGGGCCTCATGCCCGTGGCCATCTGCATCCACCCTCTGCTTTACATGGCTGTGGCACCCAGCCTCGGCTGCCGCCCCGGTCCAGGAAGCTGCCTCGGCTGCGGGGAGAGCCAACCCCCCGAGGACGCCGGGAGCTCTGGCCAAGTCCTGCCCCTCAATGTCACAGCCACCCCCAAAACCTCGGGGTCCTAGTCCCCTGAGCTGAGCCGACGACCCGGCCTATTTTGA